One genomic window of Cupriavidus malaysiensis includes the following:
- the ssuD gene encoding FMNH2-dependent alkanesulfonate monooxygenase → MQVFWFIPTHGDSRYLGTSQGARMVDFDYLKQVAVAADSLGYDGVLIPTGRSCEDPWVAASALAAVTRKLRFLVALRPGLMTPTLAARMAATFDRISGGRLLVNLVTGGDVAELEGDGLFLDHAERYEASSEFLRIWREVLAASHEGGQVSFAGKHLQVKGAKVIYPPLQRPHPPIYFGGSSEAAHELAGEQVETYLTWGEPPAAVAEKIADVRARAARHGRTVSFGIRLHVIVRETEAAAWAAADDLISKLDDDAVARAQAVFAKMDSEGQRRMAALHAGGAKRSREALEISPNLWAGVGLVRGGAGTALVGDAKTVAARMAEYAELGIDTFVLSGYPHLEEAYRFAELVFPLLPRAVREKLPGQVLSGPFGEVMATGIVPRAAQG, encoded by the coding sequence ATGCAGGTTTTCTGGTTCATCCCCACCCACGGCGACAGCCGCTACCTCGGCACCTCGCAGGGCGCGCGCATGGTGGATTTCGACTATCTCAAGCAGGTCGCCGTGGCGGCGGATTCGCTGGGATACGACGGCGTGCTGATTCCCACCGGGCGTTCCTGCGAGGATCCCTGGGTGGCCGCCTCGGCGCTGGCCGCGGTGACGCGCAAGCTGCGCTTCCTGGTGGCATTGCGTCCGGGCCTGATGACGCCGACGTTGGCCGCCCGCATGGCCGCCACCTTCGACCGCATCTCGGGTGGACGCCTGCTGGTCAACCTGGTGACGGGCGGCGACGTCGCCGAACTGGAGGGTGACGGCCTCTTTCTCGACCATGCCGAGCGCTACGAGGCCTCGAGCGAGTTCCTGCGCATCTGGCGCGAGGTCCTGGCCGCCAGCCACGAAGGCGGCCAGGTCAGCTTCGCCGGCAAGCACCTGCAGGTGAAGGGGGCCAAGGTCATCTATCCGCCCTTGCAGCGCCCGCATCCGCCGATCTACTTCGGAGGTTCTTCGGAAGCTGCCCATGAGCTCGCCGGCGAACAGGTGGAGACCTACCTGACCTGGGGCGAGCCCCCCGCGGCGGTGGCAGAGAAGATCGCCGACGTGCGCGCGCGCGCCGCGCGCCATGGCCGCACCGTCAGCTTCGGCATCCGCCTGCACGTGATCGTGCGCGAGACCGAGGCGGCGGCCTGGGCGGCGGCCGACGACCTGATCAGCAAGCTCGACGACGACGCCGTGGCGCGCGCGCAGGCGGTCTTCGCCAAGATGGATTCGGAAGGCCAGCGCCGCATGGCCGCGCTGCATGCCGGCGGTGCCAAGCGTTCGCGCGAGGCGCTGGAGATCAGCCCGAACCTGTGGGCCGGCGTAGGCCTGGTGCGCGGCGGGGCCGGCACCGCCCTGGTCGGCGACGCCAAGACCGTGGCGGCGCGCATGGCCGAGTATGCCGAGCTGGGCATCGACACCTTCGTGCTGTCAGGCTACCCGCACCTGGAAGAGGCCTACCGTTTCGCCGAGCTGGTGTTCCCGCTGCTGCCGCGCGCGGTGCGCGAAAAGCTGCCGGGCCAGGTCCTGTCGGGCCCCTTCGGCGAAGTCATGGCCACCGGCATCGTGCCGCGCGCGGCGCAGGGCTGA
- a CDS encoding sulfonate ABC transporter substrate-binding protein, with protein sequence MNASQNSLPTLPNRARRLLQVALVAAVGLFYALLATPAGAQSINPKQLRIGYQKYGTLTLLKARGTLEQRLAPLGIGVKWTEFPAGPQLLEGLNVGSIDFGTVGEAPPIFAQAAGAQLAYIGNEPPAPAAEAIVVSRNSAIQRVADLRGKRVALNKGSNVHYLLVRLLEKAGVPYSEIQPVYLAPADARAAFERGAVDAWVIWDPFLAAAQVQLNARVLADGRNVVSNHQFYLASRAYAQARPDVVKLILDELAALGAWAEKNPKAASSVLTTELGLEPAVVDLAVARFAYGAKPVTPEVLAEQQRIADVFHGLKLIPKAIQVADASWRQAPR encoded by the coding sequence ATGAACGCCAGCCAGAATTCCCTGCCGACCCTGCCGAACCGTGCCCGCAGACTGCTTCAGGTCGCGCTGGTGGCGGCGGTCGGCCTTTTCTACGCACTGCTCGCCACGCCGGCCGGCGCGCAGTCCATCAATCCCAAGCAGCTCCGCATCGGCTACCAGAAGTACGGCACCCTGACGCTGCTGAAGGCCCGCGGCACGCTGGAGCAGCGCCTCGCGCCGCTCGGCATCGGCGTCAAGTGGACGGAGTTCCCGGCCGGTCCGCAGTTGCTAGAGGGCCTCAACGTCGGCTCGATCGACTTCGGCACCGTGGGCGAGGCGCCGCCCATCTTCGCCCAGGCGGCCGGCGCCCAGCTTGCCTATATCGGCAACGAGCCGCCGGCCCCGGCCGCGGAGGCCATCGTGGTCTCGCGCAATTCCGCCATCCAGCGGGTGGCCGACCTGCGCGGCAAGCGCGTGGCGCTGAACAAGGGTTCCAACGTCCACTACCTGCTGGTGCGCCTGCTGGAGAAGGCGGGCGTGCCCTACAGCGAAATCCAGCCGGTCTACCTGGCGCCGGCCGATGCGCGCGCCGCGTTCGAGCGCGGCGCGGTCGATGCCTGGGTGATATGGGATCCGTTCCTGGCCGCCGCGCAGGTCCAGCTCAATGCCCGCGTGCTCGCCGACGGCCGCAACGTGGTCAGCAACCACCAGTTCTACCTGGCATCGCGGGCCTATGCGCAAGCGCGGCCCGATGTGGTCAAGCTGATCCTGGACGAACTGGCCGCCCTCGGCGCCTGGGCGGAAAAGAACCCCAAGGCCGCGTCTTCGGTGCTGACCACCGAACTCGGTCTCGAACCCGCGGTGGTGGACCTGGCCGTGGCGCGCTTCGCCTATGGCGCGAAGCCGGTCACGCCCGAGGTGCTGGCCGAGCAGCAGCGTATCGCCGATGTGTTCCACGGACTCAAGCTGATTCCCAAGGCGATCCAGGTCGCTGACGCCAGCTGGCGCCAGGCGCCGCGCTGA